In one window of Pseudomonadota bacterium DNA:
- a CDS encoding ATP-binding protein — protein sequence MKIRKFWISRITDAWEKRSILWLSGVRRVGKTYLCKSLPDIEYFDCELPRTRRLMDDTEGFLKGLKGRRIVLDEIHRLGNPSELLKIAADHFPDINIIATGSSTLGASRKFRDTLAGRKRELWLTPMLSHDLEDFDIQSLELRFLHGGLPPFIMADSLPEREFQEWIDSYWAKDIQELFRLERRYSFQRFLELLMAQSGGIFEATRFSRPCEVSRTTITNYLSVLEATFVVHVLRPFSTRKSSEIISAPKVYGFDTGFVCYFRGWHELRREDMGHLWEHFVLNEIQGSLQLRNLYYWRDKRGHEIDFVISARGSAPIAIECKWSASDLVLENFKSFRQRYPKGDSFVVASDVDKGYVRDYGSFEIKFVSLSELVNALSQKLNR from the coding sequence ATGAAGATACGAAAATTCTGGATTTCAAGAATAACAGATGCATGGGAAAAGCGTTCTATCCTCTGGCTTTCAGGGGTGAGGAGAGTCGGCAAAACCTATCTTTGCAAGAGTCTTCCGGATATTGAGTATTTTGACTGTGAGCTTCCTCGAACAAGAAGATTAATGGATGATACCGAGGGTTTTCTCAAGGGATTAAAGGGGAGAAGAATAGTCCTTGATGAAATCCACAGGCTGGGAAACCCCTCTGAACTCCTCAAAATTGCTGCTGACCATTTTCCTGATATCAATATCATCGCTACCGGTTCCTCAACGCTCGGTGCTTCCCGGAAATTTCGGGATACCCTGGCCGGTCGGAAGCGAGAGCTATGGCTCACACCAATGCTTTCTCATGATCTTGAAGATTTCGATATTCAGAGTCTGGAATTGAGGTTTCTTCATGGAGGCCTTCCTCCCTTCATCATGGCCGATTCCCTGCCGGAGAGGGAGTTTCAGGAATGGATCGACAGCTACTGGGCAAAAGATATTCAGGAGCTATTCAGGTTGGAGCGCCGGTATTCGTTCCAGAGGTTCCTTGAACTCCTCATGGCGCAGAGTGGAGGGATATTTGAGGCAACACGCTTTTCACGTCCATGTGAGGTGAGTCGTACTACAATCACCAATTATCTCTCTGTGCTCGAAGCAACTTTTGTTGTGCACGTGCTGCGTCCCTTCAGCACCAGGAAGTCCTCGGAAATTATCTCGGCCCCTAAAGTGTACGGCTTTGATACGGGCTTTGTATGCTATTTTCGTGGATGGCATGAGTTGAGGCGTGAAGACATGGGACACTTATGGGAGCATTTTGTACTGAATGAAATTCAGGGGAGTTTGCAGTTGCGGAATTTGTATTATTGGCGCGATAAGAGAGGTCATGAAATTGATTTTGTGATTTCGGCGAGAGGCTCGGCCCCTATCGCAATCGAGTGTAAATGGTCGGCATCAGATTTGGTACTGGAAAACTTCAAATCATTCAGGCAAAGGTATCCTAAAGGAGATTCGTTTGTGGTCGCCTCTGACGTTGATAAGGGCTATGTGCGGGATTATGGCAGTTTTGAGATAAAGTTTGTCAGCCTCTCTGAATTGGTGAATGCCCTTTCTCAGAAACTAAACCGGTAA